In Candidatus Binataceae bacterium, the sequence ATCGCGTACACCATCGGCACTGCGAAGCCGCTTATCTTCAACGCCTTGCTAAACAGCGTCATCGGATTGACCGGATCGGGGATGCCGCCCGCGCGGCCGTAAGTGATCAGGTGACCGAACGGCGCGAGGCATCTGAGCCCTTTCACGAGAGTGGGTTTGCCTACCGCGTCGAGGATGAGATCGACGCCGCGTCCGCCGGTCAGGCGCATCGCCTCTTCCGCGAAATCGCGCGCCGCGTAATTGATCGCCTCGTCGGCGCCGAACTTCCGCACCAGCGCGATCTTGTCGTCGCTCGAGACGGTGCCGAACACACGCGCTCCCGCGGCTTTCGCGATCTGGACTGCCGCGATGCCGACTCCACCGGCCGCCGAATGAACGATCACTGTCTGTCCCGGCGTGGTCCGGTGACAGCTATGGAGCAGGTGCCAGGCGGTGAGCACGGCGATGGGGAACGCGGCGCCCTGTTCGAAGTCCATGAAGTCGGGGAGCGGAATCGCGCGCGAGCGGCGAATTCGCGTGTACTCTGCATAAGCGCCCATTCCGATATAGGCAATGCGCGCGCCGGGCGCGATGTCCTTGACGTCGGGTGCGACAGAATCGACCACGCCGGCAGCTTCCATCCCGGGCGTATCCGGGAACACGGGTTTGACCAGGTACTCGCCGCGCAGAAACAGGATGTCGCCGAAATTGATCGCGATAACTTGATTCTTGACTATGATTGTTCCCGGCTTGGGCTCAGGCTTCGGCACTTCGCGCAGTTCCATCACTTCCGCGCCGCCCAGCCGATCGAATCGGATCGCTTTCATCTATCGCTCCTCGTCGTCTGTCTTCGAAAGAAGTGGATGCTTCTCGCGCGGAGCCGAGGTTACGCGCGCGTCGCGGGTGCGATCACCGAGTCCAGGAACTCAACCGACCTGAGCTTGCGATCGACCACCGACGCGATGGAGCGCGCGATCGCGAGCGCGCCGTCGGCGCCTGCCGCCGGCGCCGAAGTGGCCGCGGCCAGCGGCATCCGCTGCAAATCGGCGAGCGCCGCCGCACTGGCCGCGCTCAGCCGGATGCCGCCCTCGGGTGCGTTGTCGCGGCATCGCGCGCAAACGATTCCGCCTCGCCCGATGATGAAGTATACGGCCGGCGCGCCGGCCTGGCTCTCGCCGCAGACGCGGCAGCGGTCGAACTCGATTCCGAACCCGGCCCATCGGAACATCTGGAGCTCGTAGGCCTGACGCAGCGCGGCGCCGGCTTCGCCCGCGCCGAGCGCAGAGAGCGCTTCGGCCAGCAACCGATAAGCGCCCGACGCTTCCGCATCCTCGGAGGTCAACGCGTCGGCCAGATCGAGCATGTAGGCGCCGAGCGCGAGGCGGCCGAGGTCATCCTCGAGACGAAAAGGCTCGAGGCCGGCCGCTTCGGCGCGCGTGATGAAGACCAACTGGCCATGCGGGCGGCGACGAAAATACAACATCACGTGCGAGAACGGCTCGAGCCGATGCTCGAAGCGCCGGCGCGACGCCTTGGCGCCCTTGGCAATGCCGCCGAGCTTGCCCGCCTGCTCCGTGAGCAGGGTGACGATGCGATCGGACTCCATGTAGTCGCGCGCGCGGAGCACGATTGCGGGGGTCGATTCCTCGGCTGGCATCGGCGAGCGCTCTCTTCGGCTGCGGCCTAGATCCGGCGCAGCATCGACTGCTGAATTTCCTTGACCTGCGAGCGCATCGCTTCCAGCCCCTGCATCGTGCGTCCGCTCTCGGCCGCTTCGCGCACCAGGTGATCGAAGCGCACCAGGATGTTGGCGATCTTGGTGTGGGCTTCGACCAGCGCGCGGCTGCGGAGTTCGTCGCTCTCCCACGCCCGCTCGGCGTAGTCGCGCAATTCCTGACTCTGGATCAGGAGCTCGCGCGCCTGCTCCTCGTAGCCCTTGACCAGGCGATAGAGCGCGTCGCGGACTTTCGGATGCTCCTCAGGGTCCTTCCAAAGCACGTGCTCGAGAAAGCCGAGGTCGTCCTCGGTGACGGCCGCGCGGCCGGAGAGCAAGGCATGCGCGCGCAGCACGTCGAGCGAATTGCGCCAGCGCCGGTCGGAGACCACGATTTGCTGGCGGCCGAGCTCGCGGCGGAGCTCGCCGATGGCAGTGAGCACGCCGCCCGGGATCGCGACCGCGCGGGTCTGCGCGCGCATCTCGTCGAGCTCGGCAAAGCTCAGCGTGGTGCGCGCGGCGGGACGCGTCCCTTCGAGCATCTTGAGGAAGCGGAACTCCTCGGTGATGTAATCGACGGTGAAGCGCAGCATGAAACGATCGTAGAGCGCGGTCAGCTCTTCCTCGTCGGGCAGCTCGTTGGAGGCCCCGAACAGCGTGATGAGCGGCACGCGCACGCGCTCGCGTCCGTTGTGGAACAGGCGCTCATTGATGATCGTCAAGAGCGCGTTGAGAATCGAGGAGTTGGACTTGAAAATCTCGTCGAGGAAGGCGATGTGCGCCTCGGGCAGCTTGTGCGCGGTGACGCGCCGGTAGTCGTCATGCTCGAGGCCGCTTAGGCTGACCGCGC encodes:
- a CDS encoding quinone oxidoreductase: MKAIRFDRLGGAEVMELREVPKPEPKPGTIIVKNQVIAINFGDILFLRGEYLVKPVFPDTPGMEAAGVVDSVAPDVKDIAPGARIAYIGMGAYAEYTRIRRSRAIPLPDFMDFEQGAAFPIAVLTAWHLLHSCHRTTPGQTVIVHSAAGGVGIAAVQIAKAAGARVFGTVSSDDKIALVRKFGADEAINYAARDFAEEAMRLTGGRGVDLILDAVGKPTLVKGLRCLAPFGHLITYGRAGGIPDPVNPMTLFSKALKISGFAVPMVYAMHEIHRRGLEDVYRLAREGKLTVPIGRKLALADAGEALRYLQSRRSVGKLLLIP
- the recO gene encoding DNA repair protein RecO, with the protein product MPAEESTPAIVLRARDYMESDRIVTLLTEQAGKLGGIAKGAKASRRRFEHRLEPFSHVMLYFRRRPHGQLVFITRAEAAGLEPFRLEDDLGRLALGAYMLDLADALTSEDAEASGAYRLLAEALSALGAGEAGAALRQAYELQMFRWAGFGIEFDRCRVCGESQAGAPAVYFIIGRGGIVCARCRDNAPEGGIRLSAASAAALADLQRMPLAAATSAPAAGADGALAIARSIASVVDRKLRSVEFLDSVIAPATRA
- a CDS encoding AAA family ATPase, translating into MSNAAASLARIREELNHSFQERADLIDGALCALLSGSHVLIIGPPGTAKSMLSDELCRRIEGANYFQWLLTKFSTPEEIFGAVSLSGLEHDDYRRVTAHKLPEAHIAFLDEIFKSNSSILNALLTIINERLFHNGRERVRVPLITLFGASNELPDEEELTALYDRFMLRFTVDYITEEFRFLKMLEGTRPAARTTLSFAELDEMRAQTRAVAIPGGVLTAIGELRRELGRQQIVVSDRRWRNSLDVLRAHALLSGRAAVTEDDLGFLEHVLWKDPEEHPKVRDALYRLVKGYEEQARELLIQSQELRDYAERAWESDELRSRALVEAHTKIANILVRFDHLVREAAESGRTMQGLEAMRSQVKEIQQSMLRRI